The Sediminispirochaeta smaragdinae DSM 11293 genome has a segment encoding these proteins:
- a CDS encoding NAD-dependent epimerase/dehydratase family protein: MKKILVTGAAGFIGHATVCTLLDAGWTVVGIDSINDYYDTALKYARLHTTGIGEEGVEYGKMIGSSCYPEYRFMQLALEDRDAVARLFREENFDVVCNLAAQAGVRYSLENPFAYADSNLTGFLSILEACRHADVSYLVYASSSSVYGENRSVPFRESDRVDNPVSLYAATKKANELMASAYSRLYGFSTVGLRFFTVYGPWGRPDMAPTLFLSAMFEGRPIKVFNNGNMKRDFTYIDDIVSGVVQVISSPKNDGSHTLYNIGRGKPVDLSEFIDLLEKYSGRKAQRNLLPIQPGDVPITWADTSCLERDFAYRPSTPVEAGIAQFVEWYREFYGE, encoded by the coding sequence GTGAAGAAGATACTTGTAACGGGAGCGGCGGGGTTTATCGGTCATGCAACCGTCTGTACATTGCTTGATGCAGGATGGACGGTTGTCGGTATTGATTCGATTAATGACTATTATGATACAGCTTTGAAATATGCACGCCTTCATACGACCGGTATCGGGGAGGAGGGTGTGGAATATGGAAAAATGATAGGTTCTTCCTGTTACCCCGAATACCGTTTTATGCAATTGGCCCTTGAAGATAGGGATGCTGTTGCCCGTCTTTTTCGGGAAGAGAATTTTGATGTTGTCTGTAACTTGGCGGCACAGGCCGGGGTTCGCTATAGTCTGGAAAATCCTTTTGCTTATGCGGATAGCAATTTGACTGGGTTCCTTTCGATCCTTGAGGCGTGTCGTCATGCCGACGTTTCGTATCTTGTGTACGCATCAAGTTCCAGTGTCTATGGAGAAAATCGTTCGGTGCCTTTTCGGGAAAGCGATCGGGTCGATAATCCGGTCAGCTTGTACGCTGCAACTAAAAAGGCCAACGAGCTTATGGCATCTGCCTATAGTCGCCTATACGGCTTTTCTACTGTGGGGCTCCGCTTTTTTACCGTATACGGTCCTTGGGGGCGTCCCGATATGGCTCCGACGCTTTTTCTTTCCGCAATGTTTGAAGGCAGGCCCATCAAGGTATTCAATAATGGTAATATGAAGCGGGATTTTACCTATATCGACGATATTGTCTCGGGAGTTGTACAGGTTATTTCTTCTCCTAAAAATGATGGTTCCCACACTCTCTACAATATAGGGAGGGGAAAACCTGTCGATCTCTCGGAGTTTATCGACCTCCTTGAAAAATATTCCGGACGTAAGGCCCAAAGGAATTTACTTCCCATACAGCCAGGCGATGTTCCCATCACCTGGGCCGATACCTCCTGCCTTGAACGGGATTTCGCCTACAGGCCCTCTACGCCTGTGGAAGCGGGGATCGCGCAGTTTGTTGAATGGTATCGAGAGTTTTACGGTGAGTAG
- a CDS encoding DUF6675 family protein: MKQQHINIGYSVVFFSLILFLAMGTPLFAVPFSLLSDHPDGDYPLHDTIRWEEGEIPILTLLPDVPGADALRERFFDYRPEVTVQKLYRIKLPAQLDLSDRELFTAVVNVLGTPETQVGYTYHSSRRDEDVVLFEETYISDKKGKRKDSFSYTPEDVPQSISYYQYVDEANFSGTVLKEEIEVGDDFLSFRSTNIERMWYAIVPVLKAGGTRSEMLMFTADGYLYVYSASQVEEEPGARKLGVPIHLPSMFGKRMDVMATWVEDQLMKRLK, translated from the coding sequence ATGAAACAGCAACACATTAACATTGGGTATTCCGTTGTCTTTTTTTCTCTGATTCTCTTTCTTGCAATGGGAACTCCCCTTTTCGCGGTCCCTTTCTCTTTACTATCCGATCATCCTGATGGCGATTATCCTCTGCATGATACGATTCGTTGGGAAGAAGGAGAGATACCTATCCTGACATTGCTTCCTGATGTGCCTGGTGCCGATGCCCTGCGAGAGCGTTTTTTCGACTACCGGCCGGAGGTTACGGTTCAGAAACTGTATCGTATAAAGCTCCCTGCCCAATTGGATCTTTCGGATAGGGAACTTTTTACCGCAGTGGTGAACGTTCTTGGCACTCCGGAAACACAAGTAGGTTATACCTACCACAGTTCCAGGCGGGATGAGGATGTCGTTTTGTTTGAGGAGACATATATTTCGGATAAGAAGGGGAAAAGGAAGGATTCTTTTTCCTACACGCCTGAGGATGTACCTCAGTCAATTTCATACTACCAATATGTTGACGAGGCGAATTTTTCCGGAACCGTTTTGAAGGAAGAAATTGAGGTTGGTGACGACTTTCTTAGTTTTCGTTCGACAAATATTGAACGGATGTGGTACGCCATTGTCCCTGTTCTGAAAGCCGGAGGAACTCGAAGCGAAATGTTGATGTTCACTGCCGATGGATATCTGTATGTGTACAGTGCAAGTCAAGTCGAAGAAGAACCGGGAGCGAGAAAGCTTGGTGTTCCCATTCATTTGCCGAGTATGTTCGGAAAGCGGATGGATGTGATGGCAACATGGGTGGAAGACCAATTGATGAAGAGGCTGAAGTGA